tggagcagtctttggaggggccctcatgggcaccgaaacccagagggcgtaggcccaaagcacttaagcagtcagggcatgaacatgagcaacctgccactacctctgctgcagccacaggggctgcaccatgtagaagaagttgtaagagaaaggtgaaggttttgtgagcatgaagggtatgTTCAAGGATGTTTGACAGAtgatcatgtttttcatttatatttgctttttcttaaagtcacattaaatgttatgattgtcaccactactgccacgtcttggccattcttgactggcttttgtgatagggccctttcatgaagttcaccatgaacggcgacacttgatgccacacattgggtcactttacaatggTGTATGTGTacctgcaggactgttttgtgcagggaggggtgggggagtgctggtgtgggcgctgctctttccaggtggtgtgaggactggactcttcacagtgTCTgaagttaggagaaccgttcacatatcagtgactccctggcctcacgagtagccaggtgagctgctgctctgcccatgggttcctcctcttcctcctccgcttcctcctcctccaccttctcctcaatgtgggtggcagatgtggatgggacctCCTCATGTGGCAcccctctgttgtgccatgttgtgcacggCACaatacactactataatgcgtcccactctgtctggtgcgtattgaagcactcccccagaacgatcaaatcacctaaatcgcatcttgagcagccctatagcatgctcaattgtagacctggtggcaatgtggatgtcattatatcgacacagttgctcggtgatgggattcctcagaggtgtcatgagccacgtgtgcagggagtatcccttgtccccgaggagcaagcccttgcaggtgttcggtacgtggaagaggggtgggatgttggattcactcagaatgaaggaatcgcggcagttgccagggaatctggcgcacacgtgaaggaatcttttgccgtggtcacaaacgagctgagtgctgatggagtgatacctctttctgttgatgaacagtcctggctcgtgtggaggtgttcgtattgctacatgggtgcaatcgattacaccctgcatccATGGGAAAcaagccacagagtggaatcccactgccctctccatctggctgaggttgtccatggggaagttgacgtactgtgaGGCTCTGTAAAACAAGCTCTCCGTGACCTGCCTTATactcttgtgtgcagatgactgagagaccccggcgatgtacccggtggcaccctggaatgatccggaagcgaagaagttgagggcagtggtgactttcacagtgacgcgtaatgagatgctgctcggcccagccgggagcagctcggcatgaaggtggCTGccaatgtctgcgaccacctggcgacttgctctcagcctccgtatgcactgctcctcatagaggtccaggaagctgagcctcggtctgtagacccggtggcgagggtagtgcctcctgcaatgtcgctctctctgttgtttccctctgtgctcttgtgcaggtgcctgtggcgcagcactgtgttgtggagctccacgtggcggaggtggacgccgtgcctggccaggatggtgatgttgctcgtcctcggatgtagtggtgaatgcagccatggcgcccccctgatggtgtgagtttgagggggtccaaaaagttgttaaatatgtgtgaacagaagaattgtgagtggaaagtaagaattttcagtgaaaacacaaagatctcgcagccaaaagtttgtgtgaaagaagtgAGTGCCCTGCaacaagaactcaccttttctccccatctgtcaaacaagcatttgaatgtcctgctggctgaaacacatctggtagaacacggagtgtttcccacagcacaggagacacgctgaggatgtttcaaaatcaGACCCCTACCTCAATGTGGACAAAcctaagtacttcaagtatctaaataagttttaactatcatcccaccattgccggtgggacttccgcatttgggagGCGCACGTGCACCCAGAAGCATCAATGGGGAACTctgaagtctgcgggttggagccgggttccgaacctgctcgggatttccgcgattctcggtgccccccctgcccccgcccccaaccaccCGCTACTTCACTTGAAAATCGagtccaaagagtctgcaaagtgatatagacagattaagtgagtgggcaagaaggtggcagatgaagtataatgtggggaaatgtgaggttattcactttggtaggaagaatagaaaaacagaatatttttttaaatggtgagaaactattaaatgttggcgttcagatagacttgggtgttctcgtataagaaacacaaaaagttagtatgcaggtacagcaggcaattaggaaaacaaatggcatgttggtctttattgcaagggggttggagtacaagagtgaggaagtcttactacagttgtacagggctttagtgagacctcacctggagtatatACATAACATAATATATTACTGCATACCCTAACCttaatctaaggaaggatatacttgccttggaggtgggcaacgaaggttcactagattaattctgggatgagagggttgtcctatgaagagaggtttagaagaatgggcctatactctctggagtttagaagaatgagagatgatctcattgaaacatataagattatgagagggtttgacagggtagatgctgagagattgttttccctggctagagagtctagaactaggaggtatagtcacaggataaggggtcggccattcaagactgagatgaggaggaatttcttcacgcagagggttgtgaatccttggaattctctactgcagagggctgtggatgctcagccgttgaatatattcaaggctgagatggatagatttttggattctaggggaatcaagagatatggggattgggcgggaaagtggagttgaatggtggagcaggctcgaggggccgtatggcctactcctgctcctatttcttattttcttataagCGGTATCCCCCAgagatctgtattggggcctcagcttttcactatctatcactgaattggatgaaggaataggggGTTGTATATCAAAGTCTGCAGACGACACTATGTTAGGAGGCAcaataagttgtgtagatgggagcaggaagttacaaagggatatagtcagattaaatgagtgggcaaaactgtggcagatggagttcaatgtggggaagtgtgagacttTGGATCCAAAATAAGACAAATTGGAattttttcttaatggtgagagaccagGTGCTGTGGAGGAccaaaagggatttgggtgtccaggtacacaaaccactaaaagctagtagataggtacaaaaaggctaatggaatgctggcccttatctcaagggggctggaatacaaaagggaggaagtgatacttcagttgtatagagccttggtcagacccaatctgcagtactgtgttcagttttgggcaccgctcctcaggaaggatatattagccttggagggggtacactgcAGATTCATGATAAAAAGGCTTaaagggttacattatgaggacaagttgcatagactaggcttgtgttcccttgagtttagaaggttgagaggtgatctaattgaggtgtttaaaatgagaaaaggatttgatagggtagatacagaggaactatttcctttggtgggggaatccagaacaaggggacacaatcttaaaattggagcccgtccattcaggagtgaaattaggaagtactttttcacacaaaaggtagtgaaaatgtggaattctctaccccaaaaaggctgtagatgctgggtcaattgaaattttcaggagTGAGAGTGACAAGTTTTTATTagggaagggtatcaagggattaggAGCAGACGGGTAAAtgtagttaaggtacagatcagccatgctctgattgaatggtggaacaagctcgaggtgactgaatggcctcctcctcttcatatGTTCCCGCGCAATGGTCAAATGATCCATCAACATTCAGAGTCAAACCTCGtgtacatgaataatggtcacttgggtcaAATACACAAAAGGCACCGGATCAAGGAGTCAACAACTTCataagagatggggaggggggggaaaattggcaaaaataaaaatgaaccaTAATTCTACAAATAAAGGACAGGTATATTTACTGTACTATTTTTGCACCCTCCCCCAAAAGAATGTCTTAAAAAGATTTTTTGCACATGATTTAGTATTTTAAAAGGGTAATGTCCAACCCATAAGTGTACTGGCTTAGTAATCTTCTCAAACCAGTCCAAAGATCTAGTAACTAGATTTCAATCTAGTGTTTTGAAGGAAATTGGTCTTGCAGCTAGGTGTGACACTACAGTATTTATTTTATCAGTCAATGTaaaaaaaaggggaaagaaagagaaactaAATCATAAATTGGGATTGTTTAACagttaattcacagaacaattctTTCGAAAAGCATTTTGCTTAATCATACCTTCATTCCAATCAGAGTCTTGGTAATGTCTAAAATGGCAGCGTCGGGTGAAATCTTTGCACTTGGCTTCAAAGCAATGGCTGAATCACCAGGCGTCCCTGAAGAAAGACAAAGGTGCATGTAAATAAACAGTAGATAGATGGTTGATGCCCTTTAAAAATAACCTAATGCATCAAATCAATCATAAAATTAATAGAAAGACTGTCTCATGTGATCACAGATGAATAAGTCACATCTCTCAGCGGAAGAGGAATTTAAAAATATACACAATATTCTATTACGTTGGTCACCATGGGAGAGTTGGTGAAGAAAAGGGAGCAATTTATCATATTTCCCTGAAGTTCTAGAAAGTATTGGCCAGTGACTCAGAAATATGCAAATAAAACAAAACATGTGCGAAGTACTACTACATTCAAATGCATGTTAGGTCCCCTACTGTACTGTAATGTCTCCTGATTAGAATTTGTGTCAGTTaacaagttatgaaattgaattcaatcgaTCTATTAATTTGTGGGCTAGGAGCAGAAAATGAACATTAATAACCAATTCACTAATGCCCATCAGGGAAGagaacctgccacccttacccaGTTTGGCCTACATgttactccagtcccacattatatGGTTGACTCTGAATGCTCTccaaaatggcctagcaagctacccAGTTGTAAATAAAGTAATCATTCAAGtacaaggcccaccaccaccttctaaaagcaactagggattggcaataaatgcagtATTGCTAGTATCTAGCTCTCCATTATAACATGGCCGTTACCCATCCCCGCACACCAAAAGCAAAATCCACCCAGAggtaaattacaaaaaaaatgtaaagaaatATCTTTTATCATTGAGGGGGTAGAtattttccctccaattttctcccatttttcttTGCTGTAGACTCATAGCAGCAGACATGAAATAATGTCCTGGGTGCAAATCTTTCTATGGGCCTGGGTTATACTAGATACTTCCCCATGGTAACACGGCTAATAATTCAACAAAGCGGGGGAAAGAATAAATTAAATGTGTGTCCCACCACTCCATGGAACTAAAAGCAGCATGCTGCTTCTTGTAAAGCATACGCTTATGTACGTTCTCTGCAACAGGCTATAGGGTGGGGGCAAAACTGTTAAAATGGACAAGTACCACTCCATTTAAAAGCCTCTTACGGCAACTCTtaatttttgtaacttttaaggAATCGATGCTATCAAATTGAGGCACGTATTCAAACCAATTATTTCCAAAGGACACAAATTATTTAAAAATTATCACACAGAGCATCAAACTTTCAGACCTCACTAAAAAGGTACCATATCATATGTTGAATTGCCTCTGTGATAAACCTATCAAGTGCAGTTATGAGCTTTATGAACATTTCAAGTTTCTCTTACAAAAAAAGGGTCAATTGTTTCAGCAAATATCAGTGACCAAAAAGCAACCACCTTTGTTTCCCCCTAAAACAAATATAATGTAAAGGAGTTAATTCATCACCTTTGCAGACAGTTTACAAAATAAAGCCAAGGCATTATAATGATTAGTTTTACAGTgctcaaaatgtttttaaaaatcttacctTTACCATCCGTGTAGTCAGTGTAATTTCTTTTGTTTTCTTCAGACAGTTCCTCTTGATTTTTCTCTGGATGAAGCCCAGAACAACCATTTCCACCTTTGCAAGCAGGGGCACTGGTTTCCTGTTCACCGTGCACAGTTTCTGCACTATCAGTTATCAATGTTGGCTGCAACTTCCCAGTAGCTTCCTTAGCAGACTGATCCTGCAATTTCATGCTCATTACCAAACTCTTTGTTGCAATTTCAGCAGCTGAAgaacatttctttctttcttcatcacaaacagcaattaatatATTTTTATCCAGTACTGAAGAATTATCATCCAGAGAGTCAGAACACTCAGAAAACTCAAGTCCAAGTGGAATTCTGTCTTTTAATGCTGCATAATCCTCTATAGCAATGATTTGGTCTGACTTCTTATCTGAGGCAACCAACATTGACTTTTTACTCAGTTTACTAGTGTCTGAAGAGGAACAATGATTTAATGCATTTCCTGTCTCTTCAAAGTCCTGTACATCACTCCCTGACAGAACAGCGTGACCTAAGACCCCATTTTCTGAAGGGGAATCAGAGTTGGTTTTGCCTGAAATATTATGGTGCAATATAGGGCTGATCTGCATCAACTCCTCGGCCAATGATAGATTATCCAACTTACTGCTGCAAGGTGTTGGCTTGTTTACAGTCCCTTCAGCATCCACCAGAGCTCTATGAACTTCTTTGAGATCGAAGGTGCTTGCCTTGGAGTCACGTGGCTCAACAGTTTCCCACTCCCCATTCATCCAGTCATCAGTGCCTTCTTCAGCATCCTGCCAATCAAACATGACCACATCTAAGTCAGCATCCCTCCACAATTCTTCATCTTCATTTACCCGTTGTTTCTTACGTTCTTCTGTGACTGTCTCCACCCACTTTAAACAAGAACACAAATAGAAACTGATATTAGGACTGGATTATTGTTAACATATTCACAGTCACCAATATCAATAATGCATTACTATCTTCAAAATATACACCTGCAAAAGGTGATTTTTTGAACTATCTTAAGGATGTTTACCTCTGCAGCACTAAACAGTTGGTGACTCATCAAAGGGCAAGTCACAAACTACAACACATTCATTTGGCCCACCAATGGACCTGAAAATATTTGAGCATACTCAGCACTTGCTAGACTGTGAAAAGGGGAACATTTTGCCTGAGGTACAGAACCTAGCATTCTTCCCAATTTGTTTAGCTTCCCATAAAATAAGATAGTGTAGAAACAAAAGGCAATGACTTTGAAGGCCTACATCTTCAAGCTTGAGCAATGCCAGCCTTGTCCCGAGCTGTCAATTCAAGTAAATGGCGCTTGCAGGATGCAAATTCCTCTTTGCAGCTGGCTTACAGATAGCTTTAAGAGAAACCCTCAGCATGCTACAAGGCAACCATTGAATGAATATAATGAACAACATTTCTTTGGTGGTTCCTACCCTGCCAGATATAATGCAAAACCAATTCCACTATCCAATTTGCTAACTTTCGTTTACTGTCTTTTTCCCAATCAAAACAACTGCCAGCAAAATTTTTGTCCAACCAAGATAGAAAGGTAACAATTTCTGTACATCAACCACGTGATACTTCCAATGGAAGAACCACATGGTGTGCAGAAAG
The nucleotide sequence above comes from Heptranchias perlo isolate sHepPer1 chromosome 10, sHepPer1.hap1, whole genome shotgun sequence. Encoded proteins:
- the LOC137326213 gene encoding coiled-coil domain-containing protein 9-like isoform X4; this translates as MHKTDAALDVILKTKEEKDAELDKKIEALRKKNEALMKRYREIEEDKKRAELEGMAVTTRKNKPENLTITITKAPNEKRVVSEKRVFGGASSLKGCEAVAGQRFSVGRGQRLRKFVVEESKAKDWEERRKQNIEKMNDEMEKIAEYERSRQEGGMPAQKGTVDMTMLMTGRERAEYVRWKKEREQIDQERLARHKNSRGEWKRAWDANKTEDMFREDFAVENELGFHKRKGGRNARKCSVRFQHYDARDDGNHSDKIKELFPWSEATDSSKSKGKDRLTGRARSFKLDVKEKIEVQRDTGGQWVETVTEERKKQRVNEDEELWRDADLDVVMFDWQDAEEGTDDWMNGEWETVEPRDSKASTFDLKEVHRALVDAEGTVNKPTPCSSKLDNLSLAEELMQISPILHHNISGKTNSDSPSENGVLGHAVLSGSDVQDFEETGNALNHCSSSDTSKLSKKSMLVASDKKSDQIIAIEDYAALKDRIPLGLEFSECSDSLDDNSSVLDKNILIAVCDEERKKCSSAAEIATKSLVMSMKLQDQSAKEATGKLQPTLITDSAETVHGEQETSAPACKGGNGCSGLHPEKNQEELSEENKRNYTDYTDGKGTPGDSAIALKPSAKISPDAAILDITKTLIGMKVEEN